GCTTTGACCTCGTTTTCATTGGGCTGGACGACTGGGGAAGAAAAAAGGCTGGATTTCCATTCAGTGTCCTACGTTTTCCTCTTCTCTGGCCAGTTCCTGTTCTGCCTTTTCCCGATACTGGATATCGTGCAGATGGGCATACAGGCCATGGAGGGCCATCAGTTCCTCGTGGGTACCGGATTCCACGATCTCGCCGTGGTCCAGTACCAGGATCTTGCTGGCGTTCTGGATGGTGGACAGCCGGTGGGCAATGACAAAGGATGTACGGCCCACCATGAGCCGATCCAGGGCTTCCTGCACCAGCCGTTCACTTTCTGTATCCAGGGCAGAAGTGGCTTCGTCCAGGATCAGGATCCGGGGATCCTTCAGGATGGCCCGGGCAATGGCAATGCGCTGCCGCTGGCCGCCGGACACGTTGATCCCCCGGTCGCCCAGCTGGGTATCATATCCCTGGGGCAGCTGCATGATGAATTCGTGGGCATTGGCCGCCTTGGCCGCTGCCACCACTTCCTCCTTCGTGGCATCCAGGCGCCCGTACAGGATGTTGTTGTACACCGTATCGTTGAACAGGTTGGTTTCCTGGGGAACGATGCCCACCTGCTCACGCAGGGAAGCCACGGTCACGTCCCGGATGTCATGGTCATCGATGAGGATGGCCCCCTCGGTCACGTCATAGAAACGGGGCAGCAGGTTGGCGATGGTGGATTTGCCGGCACCGCTGGGTCCCACCAGGGCGATGGCCTGGCCGGGTTCTGCCTTGAAGTTCAGGTGTTTCAAGATGGGTTCCTCTGGATTGTAGGCGAAGGACACATCCCGGAATTCCACCTTCCCCCTGACCGGAGGCAGGGCAATGGCATCGGGCTTTTCAGGGATCTCTTCATCCAGGTCCAGGATGCTGAACACACGGTCCGCAGCAGCCAGTGCCTTCTGGATGTTCCCCAGCACCCGGGCGATCCGCTTGATGGGGTTGGAGATGTTCACAGCGTATACCAGGAAGGCGATCAGGGACCCGGCAGTGATGTCACCGGCCAGCACCCCCCGGCCACCGAACCAGATGATGGCCGTGACGCCCAGGGCCGCGATGAATTCAATCACCGGGGAAAGGGTCCCCATGAGCCGTACGCTCTTCATGTTGGCATCGAAGTTCTGGCGGTTGGTCCGTTCGAACCGGGCAATTTCATAGGGTTCCCGCACAAAGGACTTCACCACCCGGCTGGCGGACAGGGTTTCCTGCAGTACGGAGGTGATGTCGGCGGTGGCCTGCTGGATCCGGTGGCCGGTCTTGCGGATCTTCTTGCCGAAGAAATCCATGAAGAACAGCACCACCGGGAAGGTGCAGAACGCAAACAGGGTCAGCTTCCAGTCCAGGTACACCATGGCGCAGATGGACCCGATGAGCACAGAGGTTTCCGTGATGATTTCCACGGAGTTGTCCACCATGGCAGCCTGCATGGCCTGCACGTCGTTGGTCACGTAGCTCATGATGGTCCCCAGCTTGTTGGTATCGTAGAACCGGGTATCCAGTTCCATCATCTTCTTGAACACCAGGCCCCGGATGTCGATGACCACGCTTTCACCCACGTAGTTCATC
This region of Acidaminococcus timonensis genomic DNA includes:
- the msbA gene encoding lipid A export permease/ATP-binding protein MsbA, which translates into the protein MNLYLRILKFIKPYLPRLALAGICTVLTSAANLYVPWIVRDVIDKVFINNDSDLLNLIALGIVVIFFARGITYYGQNYLMNYVGESVVIDIRGLVFKKMMELDTRFYDTNKLGTIMSYVTNDVQAMQAAMVDNSVEIITETSVLIGSICAMVYLDWKLTLFAFCTFPVVLFFMDFFGKKIRKTGHRIQQATADITSVLQETLSASRVVKSFVREPYEIARFERTNRQNFDANMKSVRLMGTLSPVIEFIAALGVTAIIWFGGRGVLAGDITAGSLIAFLVYAVNISNPIKRIARVLGNIQKALAAADRVFSILDLDEEIPEKPDAIALPPVRGKVEFRDVSFAYNPEEPILKHLNFKAEPGQAIALVGPSGAGKSTIANLLPRFYDVTEGAILIDDHDIRDVTVASLREQVGIVPQETNLFNDTVYNNILYGRLDATKEEVVAAAKAANAHEFIMQLPQGYDTQLGDRGINVSGGQRQRIAIARAILKDPRILILDEATSALDTESERLVQEALDRLMVGRTSFVIAHRLSTIQNASKILVLDHGEIVESGTHEELMALHGLYAHLHDIQYREKAEQELAREEENVGH